In Aquificaceae bacterium, the genomic window ATGTCTATATTATACATCGTTTTCCATGAAAAAATCGTTAAGTTTTAAACCTTGCTTTAAGATGTTCAACTATGTTCCCTATTATTTGGTCCGCCTGCCTGCTATCCCTCGTTATTATCCTGTGAGAAAGACAATATGGCGCAAGTTCAAAAAGGTCCTCTGGGACTACAAAATCCCTGCCTTTAACGTAAGCCAAAGCTTTGGCACAGTTCGTTAGGTGTATAAGACCTCTTGTTGATACACCGAGGATTATATCTGGGTGCTGTCTGGTAATGTGGGCTATCTCCACCGCAAGGCGTGCAACTTCTGGAGATACATAGCACTTTTTTATATTTTCCATGAAAGATATAATATCTTGGGTCTTTACCACCGTCCTTAACCTCTCAACCTTCTCAAGGGGATTTTCTCCTCTAAGTATCTGGGCTTCTGTTTCCATGTCTGGATATCCAAGGCTAAGCTTCATGCTGAATCTGTCCAGTTGAGATTCTGGTAGAGGATATGTTCCATGCTGTTCTACAGGGTTTTGGGTAGCTATCACGAAAAAGGGTTGAGGAAGCTCGTAGGTTATTCCATCAACAGAAACCTTACCCTCTGCCATTGCTTCAAGCAGTGCACTCTGTGTTTTAGGTGTAGCTCTGTTTATCTCGTCCGCAAGTATGAGGTTGTTAAATATTGGTCCCTTTTTGAAAACAAAGGACTTTTTTGCTTGGTCGTAAAGGGTCACTCCAAGTATGTCTGAGGGTAGTAGGTCACTTGTAAATTGAATTCTTGCAAAGGACAAGCCTAAGACTTTTGCTATAGAAAGTGCAAGTGTTGTTTTCCCAACACCTGGCACGTCTTCCAATAGAAGATGTCCGCCGGAAAGAAGGCATACCAAAGAGTATTTCACTATTTCGTCCTTCCCCTTTAGCACCCTCCTTACTTCTAATATCACTGCTTCAACTTCCATACTAAGAACATTATACAGTGCTATAATTGTAAAATCATGCATTTGCAAGAAAAGCTCATAGCGGAAAAGGTAAAGGAGATGATAGAGCCCATAGTGAAAAATATGGGGTATAAACTCTTTGATGTAGAGTTCAAGTCTGAAAGGGGATGGGTGCTAAGGGTAATCCTTGACAAAGAGGGCGGTATTACCCTCGGAGACTGTGAAGAAGTAAGCAAGAGAATAAGTGCCTTACTTGATGTGGAGGATATAATACCCGTGTCTTATGTGCTTGAAGTATCTTCACCTGGGCTCACAAGGGAGCTTACCAAACCTTCTCACTTTGAGTTTTTCCAAGGAAGACTTGTAAGGGTTATACTTAGAGAGCCTATAGAAGGCAAGAGGGATATGAAGGGATACATACAGGGTATTAAGGAAGGTATTCTTCAACTTAGGGAGAAGGAAACGGATAAGGAATACTATATACCTCTTTCTTTAATAGCAAGGGCTAATTTGGAGATAGAAAGATGGTAAAGAACCTAAGAAAACTCATAGAACAAGTAGCAAAGGACAAAAACCTTCCAGAATGGATTGTGGAAAGGGCTCTCAAAAATGCCATAGCCCTTGCCATAAAAAAAGACAGAAAGCTAAAAGAAGAGCTTGAAGTGGACCTTGAGGATGACCAGATAAGGGTTTACATGGTAAGGAGGAAAAACGGTGAAACGGTAAAACTCCCTTTAGATATATCAACAGAGGACATAAACAGAATAGCAGCTTACGCAGCAAAGGAGGAGTTCTTGAGGGAGTTGGATAAAGCAGAAGAAGAGAGGGGATACCTGGAGTATTTAGAAAGGGAGGGAGAAATAGTATTCGGTATAGTGAGAAAGGTAACGGAAGAGGGAGATTTAATCGTAGACCTTGGCAAGGTTGTAGGAATATTACCCAAAAGGGAGCAGATTAGAAAGGAAGAATACAAGCAAGGAAGTAGACTAAAGGCTTTACTTCTTAGTGTAAATAGAAAAAAGGGTAAGTATGAAATAATACTTTCCAGAACGCACCCTAAGTTTCTAAAAAAGCTTATAGAGCATGAAGTTCCAGAAGTCGCAAAAGGTGATGTGGTGATAAAAGCCATAGTGAGAGAGCCGGGTGAAAGGGCAAAGGTGCTTGTGCATTCCGAAGACCCTAAGATTGACCCTGTAGGTGTGGTGGTTGGTATAAGAGGTTCAAGGATAGCTCCCATATCTGAAGAGCTTTCTGGTGAGAGAATAGATGTGATAAGGTGGACCTCAGATGACGAAGAGCTAATAAGAAGAAGTATTTCTCCCGCTCCTGTGTCAAAGATAAGGCTTGACAGAAAGAACAGAAGGGCTGAGGTGGCAGTGCCAAAGGACAAGCTTTCTCTTGCCATAGGTAAACATGGTGTAAATGTGAAATTGGCAAATAAACTCACAGGGTGGTATATAGATGTTATGTCGGAAGAGGACTTTGAAGCTTTAACGAGACTGTCATGAACTCGCAGGAAAGCCTTTACATAAAGAAGCTCGTTTATGGTGGTTATGGTCTTGCACAAAAGGAAGGGAAAGCAGTCCTCGTGGACTATGCACTTCCCGGTGAAGTGGTGGAAATTCAAACCCTCCAAGAAAAGAAAGACTACCTTCTTGCAAGGACAAAAAGGGTTATACTTCAATCTTCTCTAAGGAGAGAGCCTCCATGTCCCTATTTTGGAGTCTGTGGAGGCTGTCAACTTCAACATATGGAATATACAGCCCAGCTAAGGTCAAAAGAGGAAATACTTCTTGAAACCCTAAACAGAATAGGAAAGCTGGAGCTAAAGAGACTTGAACCTTCCTTGTTTTCTGAAGAGTTTGGCTATAGGGTAAGGGTTCAGTTTAAGGTTTCTGAAGGGAAGTTAGGCTTCTTTGAAAGAAGAAGCCATAATATAGTGGAGATAAAGGAGTGCCCCGTTGCTCATCCTGCCATAAATGACCTTATTCCTTCTCTCAAAGAGCTTGCAAAAAAGGTAGATGGTTTAAGAGAAATACATGTTTTCTACTCTCCTCATGAGGAGGAATTTTTGATAAAACTCCTCTTAGAAAAACCTTTCCCAAAAGAAAAACTAAAAAAGCTCATAGATAACCTTCTTCCCAAGAAAACGGTAGGTGTAGGGGTTTATACGGAGAATAGACTCTATCACCTGGGTAGGGATTTTACCTTTGTAAAGGTAGGTCCGTACAAGTATAGGACGAGTATGGATTCCTTCATTCAAGTTAACCACTTTCTTTGGGAGTCTTTTGTCAACTCCGCAGTGCCTAAGGAAAGATATAATAAGGTACTTGAATTACACTGTGGTATAGGTTTTTTTAGCCTTTTCTTGGCAGAAAGCTCCGACTTTGTCCTTGCTTACGATACTAATAGGTCCGCTATAAAAGATGCGGAATACAATGCAAAGATAAACTCTGTAAGCAATGTGAGCTTTCAACATGAAAGTGGTTTTGAGGCACT contains:
- a CDS encoding MoxR family ATPase gives rise to the protein MEVEAVILEVRRVLKGKDEIVKYSLVCLLSGGHLLLEDVPGVGKTTLALSIAKVLGLSFARIQFTSDLLPSDILGVTLYDQAKKSFVFKKGPIFNNLILADEINRATPKTQSALLEAMAEGKVSVDGITYELPQPFFVIATQNPVEQHGTYPLPESQLDRFSMKLSLGYPDMETEAQILRGENPLEKVERLRTVVKTQDIISFMENIKKCYVSPEVARLAVEIAHITRQHPDIILGVSTRGLIHLTNCAKALAYVKGRDFVVPEDLFELAPYCLSHRIITRDSRQADQIIGNIVEHLKARFKT
- the rimP gene encoding ribosome maturation factor RimP — translated: MHLQEKLIAEKVKEMIEPIVKNMGYKLFDVEFKSERGWVLRVILDKEGGITLGDCEEVSKRISALLDVEDIIPVSYVLEVSSPGLTRELTKPSHFEFFQGRLVRVILREPIEGKRDMKGYIQGIKEGILQLREKETDKEYYIPLSLIARANLEIERW
- the nusA gene encoding transcription termination factor NusA — its product is MVKNLRKLIEQVAKDKNLPEWIVERALKNAIALAIKKDRKLKEELEVDLEDDQIRVYMVRRKNGETVKLPLDISTEDINRIAAYAAKEEFLRELDKAEEERGYLEYLEREGEIVFGIVRKVTEEGDLIVDLGKVVGILPKREQIRKEEYKQGSRLKALLLSVNRKKGKYEIILSRTHPKFLKKLIEHEVPEVAKGDVVIKAIVREPGERAKVLVHSEDPKIDPVGVVVGIRGSRIAPISEELSGERIDVIRWTSDDEELIRRSISPAPVSKIRLDRKNRRAEVAVPKDKLSLAIGKHGVNVKLANKLTGWYIDVMSEEDFEALTRLS
- a CDS encoding class I SAM-dependent RNA methyltransferase; translated protein: MNSQESLYIKKLVYGGYGLAQKEGKAVLVDYALPGEVVEIQTLQEKKDYLLARTKRVILQSSLRREPPCPYFGVCGGCQLQHMEYTAQLRSKEEILLETLNRIGKLELKRLEPSLFSEEFGYRVRVQFKVSEGKLGFFERRSHNIVEIKECPVAHPAINDLIPSLKELAKKVDGLREIHVFYSPHEEEFLIKLLLEKPFPKEKLKKLIDNLLPKKTVGVGVYTENRLYHLGRDFTFVKVGPYKYRTSMDSFIQVNHFLWESFVNSAVPKERYNKVLELHCGIGFFSLFLAESSDFVLAYDTNRSAIKDAEYNAKINSVSNVSFQHESGFEALKKHAGEPIDLLFLDPPRSGLSEGEAKLILKNKPKEVVYVSCEPTTLARDLKVLVKGGYNLISVRMVDNFPNTYHIEAIAYLRLE